One Bradyrhizobium diazoefficiens DNA window includes the following coding sequences:
- a CDS encoding glycosyltransferase family 2 protein: protein MNVAIRSGPDDQAHEGPELSVIVPTFNERDNVTVLYRRLEATLANVAWEVVFVDDNSPDGTSDVVRALAQQDSRVRCIRRIGRRGLSGACIEGILASSAPYAAVIDADLQHDETQLPKMLLLLASDQADLVVGSRYIEGYKSEGFNKQRAGASALATEVAKKMLRVEIADPMSGFFMVRRDRFEQLAPKLSVHGFKILLDLVASANGGLRAAEIPYTFGERQHGESKLDSMVALDFLGLVLAKFTNDAVSLRFVLFAMVGGIGLVVHLTTLFIGLELLKAPFAEAQAAGAIVAMTSNFILNNFLTYRDQRLKGFAILRGLIMFYIVCSVGLLANVGVAFSVYDQEPIWWLAGAAGALMGVVWNYAMSGLFVWRKK from the coding sequence ATGAATGTAGCGATCAGATCGGGCCCCGACGACCAGGCTCACGAAGGGCCGGAACTGTCGGTCATCGTCCCGACCTTCAACGAACGCGATAACGTCACGGTACTGTACCGGCGGCTGGAGGCGACGCTCGCCAACGTCGCCTGGGAGGTCGTGTTCGTCGACGACAATTCGCCCGACGGCACCTCGGACGTGGTGCGGGCGCTGGCGCAGCAGGACAGCCGCGTGCGCTGCATCCGGCGCATCGGCCGCCGCGGCCTGTCGGGCGCCTGCATCGAGGGCATCCTGGCTTCGAGCGCGCCTTACGCGGCCGTGATCGATGCCGACCTCCAGCACGACGAGACGCAGCTGCCGAAAATGCTGTTGCTGCTCGCAAGCGATCAGGCCGACCTCGTCGTCGGCAGCCGCTACATCGAGGGCTACAAGAGCGAAGGCTTCAACAAGCAGCGCGCCGGCGCCAGCGCGCTGGCGACCGAGGTTGCCAAGAAGATGCTGCGGGTCGAGATCGCCGATCCCATGAGCGGCTTCTTCATGGTCCGCCGCGACCGCTTCGAGCAATTGGCGCCAAAACTCTCGGTGCACGGCTTCAAGATCCTGCTCGATCTCGTCGCCAGTGCCAATGGCGGCTTGCGCGCCGCCGAAATTCCCTACACGTTCGGCGAGCGCCAGCATGGCGAGAGCAAGCTCGATTCCATGGTCGCGCTGGATTTCCTCGGGCTGGTGCTGGCCAAGTTCACCAACGACGCTGTCTCGCTGCGCTTCGTCCTGTTCGCGATGGTCGGCGGCATCGGCCTCGTGGTGCATCTCACCACGCTGTTCATCGGGCTCGAGCTGCTCAAGGCGCCGTTCGCGGAGGCGCAGGCCGCCGGCGCCATTGTCGCCATGACCAGCAACTTCATCCTCAACAACTTCCTCACCTATCGCGATCAGCGGTTGAAGGGCTTCGCGATCCTGCGTGGCCTGATCATGTTCTACATCGTGTGCAGCGTCGGCCTGCTCGCCAATGTCGGGGTCGCCTTCTCGGTCTACGACCAGGAGCCGATCTGGTGGCTGGCCGGTGCGGCCGGTGCGCTGATGGGCGTGGTGTGGAATTACGCGATGTCCGGACTGTTCGTCTGGCGCAAGAAATAG